Part of the bacterium genome is shown below.
GCAATGCACCGGTGACGTCCGTGCAATTGTCCATCAACGGTTTTACCAGACCGACCGGAAGTCCGCAGGCAGATGGCACCTTTCTGATTGACAGTGTTCTCGCCGGGCCGAGAGTTCTGGACGCGGTGGTCGCGGGCTATCACCCTGTAACGACTCAGGTGAATGTTCCGGAAGGCGGCGCGACGGGAGTGAACGTCACATTGACTCGCCTGGATCCTCCGGCTCCGGCGAACCTGACCGGTTCTATTGCCAGCGCTACGGGAGTGGTAACACTGAATTGGGATGACTCGTCCGATCCGCTGGTGGACTTCTACACTGTGTACAGGCGGCTCGACGGTATCAACGAGTGGACTCAAGTCGGTCAGCCCGTGGCGTCAACTTTTCAGGAGACCCTCACTGAAGACGGTATCTACTTCTATCAAGTGACCGCAACGGACGAAGACGTTTCCACACCGGTTGTTTCCGAACCCTCTGATCAGATCTACCTGTTATATGGTGAACTGCCTGTAACTCAGATTGGCTTGAACGGCAACTTTGACGACCGCATTCGAGTCTCGTGGTCCCCGCCCGGCCCGAATGTCGGCACCGAACTCTTCTACGATGACGGCACCGCCGAAGCGTTTTACGTTGTTTCGTTTCCCGCAGGTCCCTCTGACTACTTCTGTGTGCGGATGACTCCGCCGGACGACGCATCGTTCCCGCTCATGGTGTATGGTGTTTCGGTATTTGTCGAAGACCAACTCAATATTCCGTGGATTGGTGTCTGCCCGCCTCTGCCCAACGGCGAAGGTGCGGATGTCGCGAATGCATATTATGAGTGGACGGACTTGAATGCCGAGTCCTCTCCGGGCTGGGTCTTTGCCGAAACAAATTTTGACCTGTTCCTTACCGAACCGGGTGACTTCTATATCGCTTATCAATTCCCCGAAGGACAAGATGACCAACCTGCCGTCGGTTCTGACGACACGCAGGTGGATTTCCGCTCCTATTGGACACAGACGCCGAATGATTTCTGGAATCCGTGGGGTGCCCATGACTGGATGATGCGTGCGTGGCTCGGTGGCCCGCCGCCGGATACTGCCCTCACAGCTCGCACGGAGTACTACCTGCTTCAGACGGGCACGCCGCAAGGTTATGCTGTTGAACGTGTGGAAACTCTTCCGACGACAGGAAGAACCCATGATCTCCACATCGCCACGGAAACACCAGTGGATAAAGTGGTTGCACGGGGTCCGCTCGCGTCAAGAAACGCTGTCGCGAATCCGCTGGATCGCTGGTTTGCGCCATATGTGACTGCTCCGACTGTTGAACTGGCAAGTCGTGACAACGGCCGTTCGCTCGATGATATTGTTAACTACAAGGTCTATCGAGGCGGAACGATGATTGCTCAGCCGGTTGAAACGTTCTACTTCGACCTTAACCGTGTCGAAAATACGCCGTATTCCTATTATGTGACGGCCATGTATGACAACGGTATCGAATCGGCTCCGTCGCCGACACGAACAGGTGTCTGTAACATGCCTCCCGGGGCACCGCTCAATCTGATCGGAACTCCCGTTGGTACCTCACAAATGGCCCTGGCGTGGTCGGCACCGACCACGAATCGCGACGGCACTCCGCTTGTTGACTTGGCTCAATACAAAGTGTACCGCAACGAGACGTTGATTGCTACGCTCGCCGCGGGCACCACGACCTACGTGGATACGCCGCCGGAAAACGACCGCTTCTATACGTGGACCGTCACCGCACAGGACGAAGTTCCCAACGTGTCCGATCCGTCCGTTGCGTATCAAGGTGCGGTGGTCAGCCCGTTTGAATCAGTGGACTACGAGTGGGTGGATATCACCGGAATCGGCACTCAACTTACCTTCGAATGGTGGGGTGCCACCAGCGGCCCGCACGATATCGGCTTCACCTACCCATACCTTGATGAAGAGTACACTCAAGTCTGGATTTCTCCGGGCGGATGGGTGTCCTTCATGGAGGCCTTCGGTTTCTATTTTAGCGAGTCGATTCCCAATGGCTTTGATCCTCACGCCGCAATCTATCCCTTCTGGGATGAACTTGGAGCCGGTCTCGACGGTGGAAATGTGTACATCTATCAAGATGCTGCCGAGGATCGGTTTATCGTCTCGTGGGTGGACATCCCGCATCTGTGGGACCTCACGTTCCGCTACACCTTCCAGCTCATTCTGGAAGAAGGAGGCGCTGCTATTTTCAACTATCAGACGATTCCGTCGGATGGGTGGCCGGGCAACATGGATTGCACGGTCGGTATCGAAGATGCCACGAGCACTGAAGGTGTGCAAGTATTTTATCAAGGTTCCGGCTTCATCGCTCCGGTCAGTGAATCCGCGATTGCCTTCTGGGCTGGTCCTTCAGGGACTATCACAGGCCTTGTCCGCGAATTCGGCTCAAATACACCTCTCGCGAATGCCCGGGTGACAGTGGACGAAGTCCCTGATCTGTTCGCACTCTCGGATGCTGCCGGATTGTATGTTCTCGAAGTCGAACCGGGCGTTTATAACGTGCGAATCCATTTGCAGGGCTACTGCGACCAGAGCGCTCTGAACGTTGATGTCGCTGATGAAGACACTGAAACCCGCAACTTCACGATGCGTCAACCGAATGTCGCCTTCAGCGTCACCTCATTGAATGTGCTGTCAATCGTCGGTGAAAACGCGACCGCTGAATTTGAAATCACCAACCCGAACGGGCAGTGTCCGGTTGAGTTTGACATTACGGCAAATCAGAACTGGCTGACTTTCTCAACGACATCCGGAAGCATCGAAGCAAACCAGTCCATCGTCATTGATGTGACTGCGGCCTCGTCGAACTTCCCGCCGGGAGATTACTCCGCCGTAATTACCATCAACCATAACGACATGAACAATCCGACGACGATTCCCTTGACGATTAGTCAAGCGTCCGCCGCCGGAGACAATGCCGAATTACCGACGGACTTCGCCTTGCATCAGAACTACCCGAATCCGTTCAACGCGACGACGGTGCTGAGCTTTGACGTGCCGACGGAAAGCAATGTCGAAATCACACTCTTCAACGTCCAGGGTCAGGAAGTTGCCCGTCCTGTGGACAGGCTGATGGCTGCTGGACGCTACAACCTCACCTTCGATGCCGCCGGTTTACCCACCGGAATGTATCTGGTGAAGATGAGTGCAAGAGGCTACACTGCTGTTCAGAAGATGGTTCTGCTGAAGTAACAGTATCGATAACCATGCTTGGTTGCGAAAGCCCGCGAAAGCGGGCTTTTGCAATTTAGTAACGTATTTTCAGAGCTTTACGTCTTCCAAGACTATGGTTACTATGCCAACGAAATCGATACATAATCCACATATCATTCTTGAAATGTATCGTCATATTGTTACCAATCATTCAAATTGTTATAATATGACCTAAACGTTCCGATTACTATGAAATCGGAGTGAACGGATGAACAAGGGAAAAAGGAGAGTAACATGCGATGGATGATGAGGATGGCTTTGACATTGGTCATGGCCGCGACAGTACTTGCAGCCGCACCCGAGGCGCCTACAAATGCACCTGCCGATGCGGCCGCGCTGGACCAGCAGATGCGCGCTCTGCTGCTTGAGCGTGAACAAATTCTGAACGAAATTGCCGAGCAAGCCAAAGCGGCACCCGCGTCGGAACGGACTGCGATTGACCAGGACTACGCGGCAACGCAAGTACAGTACGAAATTCAACTCCTCGAGCTTATGGTGCAATACTATGAGCTGACAGGCAACACGGAGCTCCGCGAACGTGCTGAAGAGAATCTGGCGCAGATTCTTGCCCCGCCCGCAACGGGAACTCCCGAACCGGCATCCGCAAATCGTGCGGCTGGTTCGCAACGCGCTGGGGAGGGACGTTAGTCATGAAAAATCTTCTCTTAACCTTAGCTCTGTCACTTCCGCTCATTGCTCTGGCCGACCAGCCGGTTCAAAAAGGCGAAAGAATTGACGATGCCCGAATTGTGAACCAACAGCCGGTTCCAGCTGCATTTCAAGCTGCCGTTGAAGATGCTGCCGGCGAAGACGTGGTGACTGTGCTTGAGCCCGTCTTTCAGGAACTGGAAGACCGGTATCAGCGCCAGATTGACCAGATTGCCGCTCAAATCAACCTCGCTCAGCCTGACCAGCAGGAAGCACTCGAAATGCAGGCCGTCGCGCTGAAGCAGCAGCTTCACGAAGAGAGACTGCAAGCGGTCTTGACCTACGTGCGCGCAAACGGCAACCGGGAAGCCGAAGAGCGCGTGCTGGCGGTCATCGAAAACTACTACAACAAGAAGCCCATGCAGACAGTCCCGGTTCACCGTGATCCCGTGACCGGTGCTGAGCTGGAAGGAGAGTCAAGATGAAAAAGTTGCTCATCGTTCTCCTGTGCATTGCCGCCGCGTGCACTATTACGGCCATCGCCGCTGACCAGGCAACGATTCCCGTGGATGTGGACAACACTCTTGCGCCGGAACCGCCGACGCGCGATTTCAGCCAGAGAATCGTCTTTGAAAAATTCATCTGGGCGGAAGGAGTGGACCCGACCGCACGCCGGCTCGACCGACTGATGGTCAAGTTCTTCGATGAAGACACTGTGCGTATTCGCAACGGTCAAATGACGTCACTGACGGGACGCAACATTGACTTCACAAAAAACTTCCTTGCCCGTCATCCCGGGATCAAACCCCGTGTTATCATCTTCAACAAAACTGAAGAAGAGTACATGGCGAACCTGGCGCGAATTGAACGTAAGTCGGGATGGGATCTGGTTGATCTACTCAGCTTCTACTGCTTTGAAATGGAATCCGCTCCTGCCGATCCGCAGGCGCTCATCAACGAAATTCTCAAAGCGCCGGAAGTCGAAACCGCTTACTACGAGCCGATTCCCGTTGACCTGACTTGCACCGATGTCGGTGTTGTCACTCCCGACTTTACCGCGAATCAGACGTACCACGACCCTGCGCCTACCGGTGTGGATTTGGATTGGGTGCTCGACAACCATGACCCCGATGTCGTGGATGGACCCGGCACAAGCCGCTGGACGGGAATCTTTGAGCGCGGCATGCAGACCACACACGAAGACGTGACTTTGGCAACCGTTGCGACAGCCGGAACGCCGGACGCGGATAACGACCACGGCACGGCGGTCATGGGTGTCTTGGGTGCATGCGATGATAATAATGTCGGCTGTCTTGGCTTTCTTGCAGACCAGCAAATGAGGCTGTATCAGCGTAACTCAGGCAGCTATGGCTCGGTCGCCGATATCTATGACCTTGCAAACGGTCACCTCATTGCCGGTGAGCTAACGAACTCCTCGTGGGGATACTTCGCCAATCCGCTTCCTCCGGGACAAAGCTGTCCCTGCAATCCGAGCCAAAACGGTGTTGTTGCGATTGAATACGATGCCGCAGTCAAGGCGTCCGTTCAGGCCGGTGTTGCCGATGGAATCCACTATTTCCTCGCCGCAGGTAACGGCTGTGTGAATCTTGACGCCGCCACATTCGGAAACACTTTCCGCAATTCCACCGACACCGGCTCCAACTACGTTTCCGCGATTCAATCCGCTGCCGGACATGACGCCTCCTGCTTCACCAACTGGGGCGAGCGCTGTGACATCAATGCATGGGGCGATGGAAGTTTCACACTCGGATATGGCGATGAAAACGTTCCCGGTTGGGAAGAAACGGTGCAGGATGAATGGTACACCGCCACATTCGGAGGTACGTCCAATGCCTCACCGACCGTGGCCGGTTGCGCCGGTGTGATTCACAACATCGTTCGTGATCTAAACGGCACGACGATTTCCACGGCGACAATGCGCGACTATCTGAACGATTTTGGCACAACTCCGGGAACTACGCCGGGTAACATCGGTGTCATGCCGGATTTGCGCGACATTCTCGCTCCTGAAGTCAATCCGGATATTCGCACCGGTTGGAGCACCTATATGGTCCCGCGCACGACGAATGATGCGACGTCGGATAATTGCGTCCTTCCAACAGACTTGAATCCCGAACCTGCAGCAACCTATTGGAATGCCGCCATCGAAAATGAAGGCAGAATCGGATGGGCTGCGCCCGGTCGTTTCCGTATTTACCGCGATGACGTCCATGAAACGGGATGGCTCTATGATACCCTGTTTGCAGGTCAGCGCGGCTGGGGAATCAACGCCCTTGCTGCGGTGCGCGGAGGACGGCATTTCATCCG
Proteins encoded:
- a CDS encoding carboxypeptidase regulatory-like domain-containing protein, whose amino-acid sequence is MMKGTNHGLALILLIGALFVTTSTAFAIDASEIARLKQKAARGEQFTTAERQLAAEATRQFGSRIQWPAQNDEPRLPRRPLDEYIAAEVDYEWVDITDIGTEAGITGDDQSVGPFALGFDFPYYDESYSQVYMTSNGWATFQDQAGWSQYWNVEIPDFVDPHNAFYIFWDDLYPPAGGQYYYWADPAGQRFVMSWIDVPHISANDELHTFQIILYPNGNIRYNYQTVDQGVIGNTSCGVGIENSNSSEGLQVCNEGVGLLPISNMSLLIGQPDGVPAPVTNLAAVVNDHDVTLTWTDPTQDTNGNPLTVDNLQVWNGRPGQGTLVATVAPGVQTYTIEDMLDGSRTIYVRAFNNPYYGGADRVNIIVGNPSYQNTFDVNNGQWTTDNGWVWGAPTNPAVPGAFSDPNAWGTDSPTGYPGLADYQVSLSPNLVVQSPDALMEFYLYYDCEDFWDGANLKVSIDGGLTWQVAEPDGGYPVILFDFTPTPLAGQPAWSGTSGGWEYVSISLAPFLGEVVMFRFDFAADDFVSELPGVYFDDMVIWGLDEPVLTTMAGTVTLNGGNAPVTSVQLSINGFTRPTGSPQADGTFLIDSVLAGPRVLDAVVAGYHPVTTQVNVPEGGATGVNVTLTRLDPPAPANLTGSIASATGVVTLNWDDSSDPLVDFYTVYRRLDGINEWTQVGQPVASTFQETLTEDGIYFYQVTATDEDVSTPVVSEPSDQIYLLYGELPVTQIGLNGNFDDRIRVSWSPPGPNVGTELFYDDGTAEAFYVVSFPAGPSDYFCVRMTPPDDASFPLMVYGVSVFVEDQLNIPWIGVCPPLPNGEGADVANAYYEWTDLNAESSPGWVFAETNFDLFLTEPGDFYIAYQFPEGQDDQPAVGSDDTQVDFRSYWTQTPNDFWNPWGAHDWMMRAWLGGPPPDTALTARTEYYLLQTGTPQGYAVERVETLPTTGRTHDLHIATETPVDKVVARGPLASRNAVANPLDRWFAPYVTAPTVELASRDNGRSLDDIVNYKVYRGGTMIAQPVETFYFDLNRVENTPYSYYVTAMYDNGIESAPSPTRTGVCNMPPGAPLNLIGTPVGTSQMALAWSAPTTNRDGTPLVDLAQYKVYRNETLIATLAAGTTTYVDTPPENDRFYTWTVTAQDEVPNVSDPSVAYQGAVVSPFESVDYEWVDITGIGTQLTFEWWGATSGPHDIGFTYPYLDEEYTQVWISPGGWVSFMEAFGFYFSESIPNGFDPHAAIYPFWDELGAGLDGGNVYIYQDAAEDRFIVSWVDIPHLWDLTFRYTFQLILEEGGAAIFNYQTIPSDGWPGNMDCTVGIEDATSTEGVQVFYQGSGFIAPVSESAIAFWAGPSGTITGLVREFGSNTPLANARVTVDEVPDLFALSDAAGLYVLEVEPGVYNVRIHLQGYCDQSALNVDVADEDTETRNFTMRQPNVAFSVTSLNVLSIVGENATAEFEITNPNGQCPVEFDITANQNWLTFSTTSGSIEANQSIVIDVTAASSNFPPGDYSAVITINHNDMNNPTTIPLTISQASAAGDNAELPTDFALHQNYPNPFNATTVLSFDVPTESNVEITLFNVQGQEVARPVDRLMAAGRYNLTFDAAGLPTGMYLVKMSARGYTAVQKMVLLK